One window of Streptomyces sp. NBC_00273 genomic DNA carries:
- a CDS encoding poly-gamma-glutamate biosynthesis protein PgsC/CapC: protein MIPAVLTPEIAAIGIALGLLFSLLCYLTTNLSPGGMITPGWLALTLIEDLQRAALVVGITALTYALTLVTQKFVILYGKRLFAAVVLIGVLLQATVVIVLQMKFPLLYANQTLGFIVPGLIAYQLVRQPKGATLLATGSATLMTYVVLTSGILLGFMPHA, encoded by the coding sequence TTGATCCCCGCAGTCCTCACCCCCGAGATCGCCGCGATCGGCATCGCGCTGGGCCTGCTGTTCTCCCTGCTGTGCTACCTGACGACGAACCTCTCGCCCGGCGGCATGATCACCCCCGGCTGGCTCGCGCTCACCCTCATCGAGGACCTGCAGCGCGCCGCGCTCGTCGTCGGCATCACCGCCCTGACGTACGCGCTCACCCTCGTCACCCAGAAGTTCGTCATCCTCTACGGCAAGCGCCTGTTCGCGGCCGTCGTCCTCATCGGAGTGCTCCTCCAGGCCACGGTCGTGATCGTGCTCCAGATGAAGTTCCCCCTGCTGTACGCGAACCAGACCCTCGGCTTCATCGTCCCCGGACTGATCGCCTATCAGCTCGTCCGCCAGCCCAAGGGCGCCACGCTGCTCGCCACCGGCTCCGCGACCCTCATGACGTACGTCGTCCTGACCTCGGGCATCCTGCTCGGCTTCATGCCGCACGCCTGA